The sequence ACTCTTGGTCTCACCGGTAATATGGTTCTCCCTGAACAACTTCTTATCCTACAAAACCCGATGGTGATTGGCGCAGCAGCCCTGATGTACCTGGTTGAATTCTTTGCAGACAAAACCCCTGGAGTCGATACCGGCTGGGACACCATTCATACATTTATTCGAATTCCCGCTGGTGTTATGCTTGCAGCTGGGGCCGTTGGTGAGGTAAATCCGGCTATAGTTGTAACAGCAGGTATATTAGGCGGTGGCGTTGCAGCAACTACTCATACAATCAAGGCCGGTACGAGGGTTCTGATTAATACATCTCCTGAACCATTTTCAAACTGGACGGCATCAGTTGTTGAAGA comes from Desulfocapsa sulfexigens DSM 10523 and encodes:
- a CDS encoding DUF4126 domain-containing protein, with product MDAYQQLITTLALTMGTAWAAGINLYATIAVLGTLGLTGNMVLPEQLLILQNPMVIGAAALMYLVEFFADKTPGVDTGWDTIHTFIRIPAGVMLAAGAVGEVNPAIVVTAGILGGGVAATTHTIKAGTRVLINTSPEPFSNWTASVVEDLAVIGGIFAMLHYPLAFLVFFVAFLLTAIWLLPKLWSGIKVVFQTILTFFSGKKPVASQDKEKTTPKELPLT